AAAATGCACACTTAGTAAAGGTGAATATTTTTGGTTTGATGTCGTGGGTTGCTCTGTTGTGGAAGAGGGTGCGCTGCTTGGACAAGTAGAAGAGATTGAACGCATTGGTGCGCAGGACTATTTTGTAGTAAAAACAGACGATTCTTTGCGTGAGCAAGGCCATGCTGCTACGTTTTTAATTCCCTATGTTGACCGCTATGTTTTACATGTAAGCATTGACAAAAAAGAGATTGCTACTAAAGATGCACGCGATTTACTAGAGAGTATATGATGCGTTTTAGTTTTCTCACTCTTTTTCCTGGCCTTGTTGAGGGGTATTTTTCTGACTCTATTTTGGGGCGCGCTAAAGAGGAGGGGAAGATTGCTGTGGATTTTCTTAATCCCAGAGACTTTAGCCTTTCACGCCACAAAAAAGTAGATGATTACCAAGCAGGTGGTGGTGCAGGATTGCTGATGGGCCCTCAACCGCTTGATGATGCGTTGGCGTATTTTTTGAAAAAAACTCCCCATG
This Sulfurospirillum tamanense DNA region includes the following protein-coding sequences:
- the rimM gene encoding ribosome maturation factor RimM (Essential for efficient processing of 16S rRNA); its protein translation is MSELEVAQIGKVVGLKGDLKLHNHSDFPEQFGVGATFYTASGTPLCICAFDSQKFHVRFVGYEERERAKTLTNTFLYTTVEATKEKCTLSKGEYFWFDVVGCSVVEEGALLGQVEEIERIGAQDYFVVKTDDSLREQGHAATFLIPYVDRYVLHVSIDKKEIATKDARDLLESI